Part of the Juglans regia cultivar Chandler chromosome 14, Walnut 2.0, whole genome shotgun sequence genome, GAATATGCACTATTTTGCCATGAACTCCCCATCCCGGGAGACAGCTTGTAGCACCATGtcaaaaatttaagagaaaaaaatctgtttattgAAGTAGGAAAGCAGCAGAGAAAGAACTTTAGGCCTGCTAGGATTTATTTGGCAGCAGAGGTTCGTGGGTTTTGGGATAGTTAGTGCTAGGTTTTGGTGGCAAAAGGCCTAGAAGGTAAGGAGTAATGCAATTCTGATTATGCAAGGAAAGTTTAAGATTTGGAAGTCAAACAAAGAGAAACTTATGGTTTGGATACCCAATTCCTTCAGTGAACAATAAAccgaaaattatatttaatattttgtctggtttagggtttcaaatatgataaaatataccAACAACACCTGTGGTTTGGGTTGATTCTGTTGGCACGCCTTGGTACTCAATTTTTCCAATCACACCGCATGGTGAACTCGTAATCATTGACTCCACTTCCTACCAACATTGATCAATTTCACATCTCCGAATCATGTAAAACCTAGTTTAACTACCAACTGTATAAGGATTCCCCCGGTACAGAGTCCCCAAGGATAGATTATAGAATGCCTTCGCCACCAGATCGGAGAACGTTGCCAAGGCATTATGAATCTCGATGAAAAGCCATTCAATTTCCACTTGTACACCCTGTCATTGCAAATCTTGGCCAGCCTCAAGTATATCATCTTGATCTCTAGTAATAATGCCATCCACTTGGCTTAGAGGAACTCATACAAACTTGTCGGCCCTACAACTCAGTCATTGGCTTGAACTTAGTGAAAATCCATGACAGCAGGAAACCCAATTGGAGTATTGTGGTTTTGCAGCCAATTGGTGACAGGTAAGCAGATTTAAATACCAATTGGATTCTTCTAGAGTTGTTGAAAGGACTTGCTTGGTGGCTTAGGGGTGGTCATGAATTGGCGGTTTTGGATGCTGGGTATGCTGATTCTTTGGATTATGTGCATGGACTGGTCGTAACCATGAGCAGCTGAGTTTCTGTTTCAGGTGTTCTTTCTGTGCAGTCAAGCACATGATGGCAGTGCCTAATCTAGCCAGATTTAAAGGACCGCGGCAAATTTTGTGGTGGCACCACTTTGGATGAAGAGGAATGCACATTTAAACTTTTGCACGTATTTTGTTTAGGTATATTTCGTTTAGGTATGGACCTAAATGGGGTAATTAAAAATGTTGGTGatttaaagagaaatggaaGTGGTTGATTACAACAAAATGGTACTTGGGTTTcaggaaaataaaatgtacaaattcAAATCAGTCTTGAATAGCATTTGATATGAAAATTGCTGGAAAACTCTAAAGAACAGTGAGGAGAACGGATATATAAACATGCATCTAAGGTTTCTTGACACCATACCTTGGATAGAAATATCTTACACAGTTCTAAAGTGACATTATGATTAACTCTGGAATTGATTGCAAAAGTTGACAATGTCAAGGTCCCAAGATGTTCGACTAAGGAGAAGAACATGAATCTGAAACTCGAGCTCCAGGccactaaaaaattctaaaaaaattgtttcctTCAATTCATAgaattatattcatattcataagCAAACATTACTCCAACTAAAGTTGACTTGGAAAACTTGACCCAAATTAAAAGAAGGTAAAAAGAATCAAATAACAAGATACGATCAAAATAGACACCAGCCCGTAGCTATAGTGCTCCAACTCTACTcatcaccccaaaaaaaaaaaaaaagaacagaagggAAAAAGACcaatttcaaacttcaaacaacCATTTGTAGATAATATCTGTGTTTAAGTTTGCTTGTCCCGAAGCTTCTCGCGAGTCACGCCGggaaatatactttttttttgtttccgaGCATCAGGAATCGTAATTCGGTCTAGAGAAAAACTAAAGATAGAGTTTACAATCATCTAAAAGTTTCAGCTCACGAAGATGGAGTTAGACCAGTCAAAGTGAGCAATTACCTGACCGGAATCCGATTTCGGATTAGAGATAGTTGCCTCGAGGTTCAACAGTCTGGCTTCCAAAGCATCAAATTTCTGCTTCGTCTGCAAGAGAAGAACGAAGCTATTTAAAGTCACAATATATACTCGAAGCTTTTGGAGCTGAGAAACTGGGAATATACAAATATGTTCGTTTCAAAGAGGTCACTAACATCGGAAAAGAGAGCGTGTCGATCGGTCCACGAATCTCTCCAGATTAATTGGGCAATCGCAGCTCCTACCACAGAAAACCCTACGCCGAACCATAGCACTCGAGTCCTTAACATCATCTCCTCACtcttcccccctctctctcgtttttttttttctctagagCTTCGAGTTCTAAAGTAATGCAATCAAATTAATAgcttaatatattttgagagtTGAGGGACACCAACTTCATTTTTATCTTCCAAACTTCATTTAAATCTGTAAACTAACTTTAGAAAAATtagatgttataatttttaaaatttattgcatACCTCTATAtatggtataatttaatttaaaaaataaattttaaaatttaaatctcacATATTTTATATACCAACTATAAGATGTTAACATATATTTTGTTGTAGTCATACCAAGGTATAgacataattataataaaatcaattagcAATTTCTAAGGGCTTGTTCAAACAGTCACGTACACTAACATATTCATCGGTACATGGAAAGTAAACATAGTGCGACGAAACATATAATGgcaaaacaacaaagaaattaactTCTAAAAATCACTCGTTTTGTacgaaaatattttcttattttccttctcttaCATCAAAACAAACGCAGCCAAATTTCTCTGACTTTTCCTTGTTCCAAGGCAGCAAGACATTATTAATAAGACAGGCAAGTCGAGAGTTGTGCATCATCTAGAGTATCTTGAGATTTCTGTATAAAAAATTCCACAACTAATTATAAGAAACCCAACAATCGAGTCATCCAAGTTGATAATAAATCTTGTTTAGTCGTCCTCTTTTCCTTGTCTGAAATATGGATCTTTGCTTGAAATAGAGCTAGCCTTCCGCCTGCCAAAAAGGGTAAATTGCAATCATTAGAACACTTctacacatcaatgaatgatgAACATAGTAGATAAAACGAAAGAAGAGAGCAGAAGCACGTTCATTTTCCTAAGTGCCAGAGTAGTCAAGTAGCCCAAACAAATGTTTTATGTGCCAACTGATGACCTTATTCATCaggatcaaatcccaaaaaaccTTCATTGCTGTTGTCATTGCCACCCCCCATACCCAAATAAGCTGCTAGCTGGAGAATACGCACTATTTTGCCATGAACTCCCCATCCTGGGAGACAGCTTGTAGCACCATGccaaaaatttaagaaaaaaaaaaaacatctgtTTATTGAAGTAGGAAAGCAGCAGAGAAAGAACTTCAGGCCTGCTAGGATTTATTTGGCAGCAGAGGTTTGCAGCGTTTTGGGATAGTTAGTGCTAGGTTTTGGTGGCAAAAGGCCTAGAAGATAAGGAGTAATGCAATTCTGATTATGCAAGGAAAGTTTAAGATTTGGAAGTCAAACAAAGAGAAAACTTATGGTTTGGATACCCAATTCCTTCAGCGAACAATAAACCGAAAAtactattttagtattttgtctggtttagggtttcaaatatgataaaatataccAACAACACCTGTGGTTTGGGTCAATTCTGTTGGCACGCCTTGGTACTCAATTTTTCCAATCAAACCCTGTGGTGAACTCGTAATCATTAACCCCACTTTATCAGAAtaggaagaaaagagaagaattgtaggaaaaacagagaaaatatTGGAGAGAAAATGATGAACTTGTATCGTATATTTCTTGATCTCTTTTACATGAATCAGACCTCTATTTATACACATACATTGATAGCTAACTATCATAACAAACTAACTAACATATAACAGACTAGCTAACTAACATAACTGATTTGTACACATGTGACTTTACTGAATTTTGACTTATAATttaatactccccctcaagatggagtgTACATGTTAATAACACCCATCTTGGAAAGAATATTAGAGAAGAGATTGTAGCCAAGAGGCTTAGTCAAAATATATGCCAGCTGACCAATTGAGGAAACATGTAGTGTTTTCATAGTTCCTGCCAACAGTTTTTCCCTAACAATATGACAATCTATATCAATACGTTTTGTACGCTTATGAAAAACTGGATTGGCTGCTATGCGCATGGCAGCCTCATTGTCACAAAAAAGCACAGCTGGTTTGGACTGTGGTGCAAATAAGTCTCTCAACAAGTGTTGCAGCCAAGTAATTTCACATGTTGTTGTTGCCATTGCACGGTATTCAGCCTCTGCTATAGACCTAGATATTGTATTTTGCTTCTTGGATTTCCATGAAATGAGTGATTGTCCAAGAAATACACAAAAACCAGTAATAGATTTTCTAGTATCTCTGCATGcagcccaatctgcatcacATAATGCCTTTAGTTGTAGATCCTTTGCTGATGGGAAGAATAAGCCTTGGTCAGGGTTGCTTTTGATGTATCTCAAGACACGATGAGCAATTGCCAAATGAACTTCAGTGGGATTTGCAACATACTGACTTAATATTTGAACAGAAAATGATAAAGCAGGCCTTGTAATGGTTAAGTAGAGAAGTCTATCCACTAATCTCCTGTAACAAAGTGGATCTAAGAGAGGCTTTCCTTCTGTTTTTGATAATCTCAAATTCTGGTCCATAGAGAATGAGGCTGGTTTACATGCCAAATAACCTAAATcagacaatatttcaagagCATACTTTCTCTGTGAAACTATAATGTCTTTGGTGGAACGAGCAATCTCAAGACCAAGGAAGTATTTCAAAGGCTGAAGATCTTTGAGCTTAAACTGGGAATGAAGATATTTCTTTAAATGATCTACAGCAGCATCCTCATTACTGGTAATGATTACATCATCTACATAAACTAGTAATGCAATGAATGAGTTATTTTCTGTCGAGTGAATAAAGTGTGATCAGCTGAAGATTGGATAAAACCATGGGCTATCAAAGCAGAGGAAAACTTTGAGAACCGCTGTCTTGATGCCTGCTTAAGGCCATATAAAGACTTATTCAGTCTGCATACAAACTGAGAGCTAGTGAAATTAGCTTGTGCAGAAGGTAGAGACTCCCCCTGAGCAAATGATCCCTTCGAATTGCAATGAAATCCAGGAGGTAAAGACATGTACACCTCCTCTTCTTAGTCTCCATGCAATAATGCATTGTTGACATCCAGTTGGTGCAAATACCAGTTTTTGGATGCAGCTGTGGCTAAGAGAACTCGTACAATGACTAACTTGGCAACTGGTGAAAATGTTTCCAAGAAGTCCAATCCTTCTTGTTGTATATAGCCCTTAGCAACTAATCGGGCTTTGTATCTTTCCGCAGAACCATTTGACTTATATTTGATCTTGTAAACCCACTTACATCCAACAGCTTGCTTGTTGGGAGGTAAGTGAGTTATAGTCCAAGTTTTATTATCTTCCAAGGCTT contains:
- the LOC109022194 gene encoding uncharacterized protein LOC109022194 encodes the protein MMLRTRVLWFGVGFSVVGAAIAQLIWRDSWTDRHALFSDTKQKFDALEARLLNLEATISNPKSDSGQAEG